Proteins from a genomic interval of Desulfovibrio piger:
- a CDS encoding 4Fe-4S dicluster domain-containing protein, which yields MERRGFLKSLAGAGLGAGMLSAWGAAPPAQAAGLEDCLAVVVDVDACTGCGACVQACHERAAARVPQPVSPIPASRWGRDRKPDWWGRRNVTDRLTPYNWLYLQSCTVQTARGERRVFMPRRCLQCLNPPCVSLCPLGAARQRPTGAVYTEMSLCFGDSQCIAVCPWHIPRLQAGVGPYLHLAPGYLGYGQTFKCDFCEDIISDGKPPLCVAACPHGAQHFGPYAEMTALARRMAEERHGDLFGLQENGGTCLIYVSSIPFRDIEASLLRQGLISAGRPSLRPAGASLERENDLVGTVLAAPLAGAALAGLRLLRDHWRDKDED from the coding sequence ATGGAACGACGCGGCTTTCTCAAATCGCTGGCAGGTGCCGGCCTGGGAGCGGGGATGCTCTCTGCCTGGGGAGCTGCGCCCCCGGCTCAGGCGGCCGGGCTGGAAGATTGCCTTGCTGTGGTCGTGGATGTGGATGCCTGCACGGGCTGCGGGGCCTGCGTGCAGGCCTGCCATGAGCGGGCCGCCGCCCGGGTCCCCCAGCCGGTATCGCCCATCCCGGCTTCCCGCTGGGGCCGGGACAGGAAGCCCGACTGGTGGGGACGGCGCAACGTCACGGATCGGCTGACCCCCTACAACTGGCTGTATCTGCAATCCTGTACCGTACAGACGGCCCGGGGCGAGCGCCGGGTCTTCATGCCGCGGCGCTGCCTGCAATGCCTCAACCCGCCCTGCGTCAGCCTGTGCCCGCTGGGGGCCGCCCGGCAACGTCCCACCGGTGCCGTCTACACGGAGATGTCCCTGTGCTTCGGCGACAGTCAGTGCATCGCCGTCTGCCCGTGGCACATCCCGCGCCTGCAGGCCGGGGTGGGGCCCTACCTGCATCTGGCGCCCGGTTACCTGGGCTACGGCCAGACCTTCAAATGCGATTTTTGTGAAGACATCATCAGCGACGGCAAGCCCCCGCTCTGCGTGGCAGCCTGCCCGCACGGCGCGCAGCATTTCGGGCCCTATGCGGAGATGACGGCCCTGGCCCGCCGCATGGCGGAGGAGCGGCACGGCGATCTTTTCGGTCTGCAGGAGAACGGTGGCACCTGCCTGATATATGTCTCGTCCATACCCTTCCGGGATATCGAAGCCTCATTGCTGCGGCAGGGGCTGATCTCCGCCGGACGGCCCAGCCTGCGCCCGGCCGGGGCCAGTCTGGAACGCGAGAACGATCTTGTGGGCACGGTGCTGGCTGCGCCGCTGGCCGGGGCCGCACTGGCCGGCCTGCGCCTGCTGCGCGACCACTGGAGGGACAAGGATGAGGACTGA
- the rlmN gene encoding 23S rRNA (adenine(2503)-C(2))-methyltransferase RlmN has product MINLLDYTLPELTDWMQNELGEPKFRAVQVWQWIWQKMARDFDAMTNVSKACRERLAQCAEIRWPEIVTVEQSSDDTTKFLLRLQDGAEVETVLIPSDSREGVRRWTQCLSSQVGCAMACTFCSTGTMGFERNMTMGEILGQILVAREHLGDTRPDWPVLRNLVFMGMGEPLLNLKNVMRALESLNNDKGLNFSPRRITVSTCGIEKGLRELGESGLAYLAVSLHAPTQELRARIMPKAARWPLEDLLQALKSYPLKTRERITFEYLLLGGVNDGLEQARQLARVVSDVKGKLNLIVYNPSEGDPYKAPSPERVLAFEQYLWDRNITAIIRKSKGQDIKAACGQLKAARQNESGEQA; this is encoded by the coding sequence ATGATCAATCTCCTCGACTATACCCTGCCCGAACTCACCGACTGGATGCAGAACGAGCTGGGCGAGCCCAAGTTCCGGGCCGTCCAGGTCTGGCAATGGATCTGGCAGAAGATGGCCCGCGATTTCGATGCCATGACCAATGTCTCCAAAGCCTGCCGGGAACGCCTGGCCCAGTGTGCCGAGATCCGCTGGCCCGAGATCGTCACCGTGGAACAGAGCAGCGACGATACCACCAAGTTCCTGCTCCGCCTCCAGGACGGCGCCGAAGTGGAGACCGTGCTCATCCCCAGCGACTCCCGCGAAGGCGTGCGCCGCTGGACCCAGTGCCTGTCCTCGCAGGTGGGCTGCGCCATGGCCTGTACCTTCTGCAGCACCGGCACCATGGGCTTCGAGCGCAACATGACCATGGGCGAGATCCTGGGCCAGATCCTGGTGGCCCGCGAGCACCTGGGCGATACCCGCCCCGACTGGCCCGTGCTGCGCAACCTGGTCTTCATGGGCATGGGCGAGCCCCTGCTCAACCTCAAGAACGTCATGCGCGCCCTGGAGAGCCTCAACAACGACAAGGGCCTGAACTTCTCGCCCCGCCGCATCACGGTCTCCACCTGCGGCATCGAGAAGGGCCTGCGCGAACTGGGCGAGAGCGGCCTGGCCTATCTGGCCGTGTCCCTGCACGCTCCCACCCAGGAGCTGCGCGCCCGCATCATGCCCAAGGCCGCCCGCTGGCCCCTCGAGGACCTGCTCCAGGCCCTCAAGTCCTATCCGCTCAAGACCCGCGAGCGCATCACCTTCGAATATCTGCTGCTGGGCGGCGTCAACGACGGTCTGGAACAGGCCCGGCAGCTGGCCCGCGTGGTCAGCGACGTCAAGGGCAAGCTCAACCTCATCGTCTACAACCCCTCCGAGGGCGATCCCTACAAGGCCCCCTCGCCGGAACGCGTGCTGGCCTTCGAGCAGTACCTCTGGGACCGCAACATCACGGCCATCATCCGCAAGAGCAAGGGGCAGGACATCAAGGCGGCCTGTGGCCAGCTCAAGGCCGCCCGCCAGAACGAGTCCGGGGAACAGGCCTAG
- a CDS encoding FeS-binding protein gives MRTERRPLFGFLFRLLWRISVVWAVVSGFAHLPVIYRYAEAALPWLRPAAYSGTVAHYWAAAAMLCLTSYAAIVWLVRGSRSYSLTPFGMLRLVLLALLMLSGLGLILHNFQDFSFYGPVYTLIKHGHLGCALLWALLVLVRLARRGLWWDRRRGTDRRARA, from the coding sequence ATGAGGACTGAGCGACGTCCCCTGTTCGGCTTCCTTTTCCGTTTGCTGTGGCGGATCAGCGTGGTCTGGGCGGTGGTCAGCGGCTTCGCGCATCTGCCCGTGATCTACCGCTACGCCGAAGCGGCCCTGCCCTGGCTGCGGCCCGCAGCCTATTCGGGCACAGTGGCCCATTATTGGGCCGCAGCGGCCATGCTCTGTCTGACCAGCTACGCGGCCATCGTCTGGCTGGTCAGGGGCTCGCGCAGCTACAGCCTGACCCCCTTCGGCATGCTGCGCCTGGTCTTGCTGGCCCTGCTCATGCTTTCCGGTCTGGGCCTGATCCTGCACAACTTCCAGGACTTTTCCTTCTACGGCCCTGTGTACACCCTCATCAAGCATGGCCACCTGGGCTGTGCGTTGCTCTGGGCCCTGCTGGTCCTTGTCCGTCTGGCCCGCCGCGGGCTGTGGTGGGATCGCCGCCGGGGCACGGACCGACGGGCTCGCGCCTGA
- a CDS encoding oligosaccharide flippase family protein: MKLKSLPRQLGYILGAQWTRDLSWTIFTILLARRSPEMLGQIAVALSCGYLVKTVSDVGLNDFLLSTFARREERPRTLLGEVTGLKTCFMMLALIVTWFVTGWLGYSFELRLIVLFIATGFGLDGVTDSFFALCQARGRQDVEMRIRVPSALLGIGYGIVCVVAGAPLIFIALYKLIESVLCTGFAFRALGRNPFVGFGYDNVRDLAVKMKSGFIFTIMAACAMFYNKINVFFLKNYGGDAAVGGYNVAWETVEGLSVLVSSALLGKVIFPLLARYWAQDRAAFRQLAGQTARSLWAASLPLIFLICVESDRFLPTIYGPGYEMAATAQRLLTPCLATAFLHNLAAYAMIGMRKHTLLLFFYLSGLVVNIVCCLTIIEPMPLEGAALSLTATKVWVAILTVGYFQWVARPMSLGQWLLMLAAIAVAVGLWWSLGMILALPREVAELAGLLPLLALFWYWRPPPAFEKEQRQEA, from the coding sequence ATGAAGCTGAAAAGCCTGCCGCGCCAGCTGGGATACATCCTGGGGGCCCAATGGACCAGGGACCTTTCCTGGACCATCTTCACCATCCTGCTGGCACGGCGCAGCCCCGAGATGCTGGGCCAGATCGCCGTGGCCCTTTCCTGCGGCTATCTGGTCAAGACCGTCTCGGACGTGGGGCTCAACGACTTTCTGCTGTCCACGTTCGCCCGTCGGGAAGAACGTCCCCGTACCCTGCTGGGCGAGGTGACGGGCCTCAAGACCTGTTTCATGATGCTGGCCCTGATCGTCACCTGGTTCGTGACGGGCTGGCTGGGGTACAGCTTCGAGCTGCGGCTCATCGTCCTGTTCATCGCTACGGGCTTCGGTCTCGACGGGGTGACGGACTCTTTCTTCGCGCTCTGCCAGGCCCGCGGGCGGCAGGACGTGGAGATGCGCATCCGCGTGCCTTCGGCCCTGCTGGGCATAGGCTACGGCATCGTCTGCGTGGTGGCCGGAGCGCCCCTGATCTTCATCGCCCTCTACAAGCTCATCGAATCCGTCCTCTGCACGGGCTTCGCCTTCCGTGCTCTGGGCCGCAATCCCTTCGTGGGGTTCGGCTACGACAATGTGCGCGACCTGGCCGTGAAGATGAAGAGCGGCTTCATCTTCACCATCATGGCCGCCTGCGCCATGTTCTACAACAAAATCAATGTGTTCTTCCTCAAGAACTACGGCGGCGACGCTGCCGTGGGCGGCTACAACGTGGCCTGGGAGACCGTGGAAGGCCTGTCCGTGCTGGTCTCCAGCGCGCTGCTCGGCAAGGTCATCTTCCCCTTGCTGGCCCGCTACTGGGCGCAGGACAGGGCCGCGTTCCGTCAGCTGGCGGGGCAGACGGCCCGCTCGCTCTGGGCGGCCTCCCTGCCGCTGATCTTCCTGATCTGCGTGGAGAGCGACCGCTTCCTGCCCACCATCTACGGCCCGGGCTACGAGATGGCCGCCACGGCCCAGCGCCTGCTGACGCCCTGCCTGGCCACGGCCTTCCTGCACAATCTGGCGGCCTATGCCATGATAGGCATGAGGAAGCATACCCTGCTGCTTTTCTTCTATCTGAGCGGTCTGGTGGTCAACATCGTCTGCTGCCTGACCATCATCGAGCCCATGCCGCTGGAAGGGGCCGCGCTTTCCCTGACCGCCACCAAGGTCTGGGTGGCCATCCTCACTGTGGGCTATTTCCAGTGGGTGGCCCGTCCCATGAGCCTGGGGCAGTGGCTGCTGATGCTGGCCGCCATCGCCGTGGCCGTGGGCCTGTGGTGGTCGCTGGGCATGATCCTGGCCCTGCCGCGCGAAGTGGCGGAACTGGCCGGCCTGCTGCCCCTGCTGGCGCTGTTCTGGTACTGGCGCCCGCCGCCGGCTTTTGAGAAGGAGCAGCGTCAGGAGGCCTGA
- the tnpA gene encoding IS200/IS605 family transposase, with the protein MGTKAHSLAHTKWLCKYHIVFTPKYRRKIIFAQLRESIKEILQCLCKYKGVEILEGHLMPDHVHMLVSIPPKISVANFMGYLKGKSSLMIFDKHANLKYKFGNRKFWAEGYYVSTVGLNEATIKKYIQDQERHDIMRDKLTSREYQDPFKG; encoded by the coding sequence ATGGGAACCAAGGCTCATAGCCTAGCGCATACGAAATGGTTGTGCAAGTATCATATCGTCTTTACTCCAAAATATAGAAGAAAAATAATCTTCGCACAGCTCCGTGAAAGTATAAAAGAAATTCTGCAATGCCTCTGCAAATATAAAGGGGTTGAGATTCTGGAAGGGCATCTGATGCCGGATCATGTCCACATGCTGGTGTCCATTCCTCCTAAAATCAGTGTGGCAAATTTCATGGGCTACCTGAAAGGGAAAAGTTCGTTGATGATATTCGATAAGCACGCAAACCTTAAATATAAGTTTGGCAACAGAAAATTTTGGGCCGAAGGATATTATGTCAGTACGGTGGGGCTTAATGAGGCAACGATCAAAAAATATATCCAGGATCAGGAACGTCACGACATTATGAGAGACAAGCTGACATCACGCGAATATCAAGACCCCTTTAAGGGGTAG
- a CDS encoding HlyD family secretion protein, with protein sequence MKRLTVFWALLACLLLAAPAMAVETTATGKVVATVTRDVRLPFNAVIDEVLVRPGDAIKAGDPLVRYHLQDEAERVLQREVTTGAATESLRGQILDLERELVQARAERNRASQLAASGLGSRQALGRLEESVRSLQHRIELTQISIKKNEESFRARLKELEGYYGQPIREGETLPDQLVLTSPIDGYVLQLMPNLNPDVLLPAQATPVTVGQLDPVLIQVPVYEGDLGRIKEGGHARVEIPSLGDKVFSATITEISWISTNMDVAQPSYYTVELTVPNSQLELKPGFKALVRFGAAE encoded by the coding sequence ATGAAAAGACTGACCGTTTTCTGGGCCCTGCTGGCCTGTCTGCTGCTGGCCGCCCCGGCCATGGCCGTGGAGACCACCGCCACCGGCAAGGTGGTGGCCACCGTGACGCGTGATGTGCGTCTGCCCTTCAATGCCGTCATCGACGAGGTGCTGGTCCGTCCCGGGGATGCCATCAAGGCCGGGGATCCGCTGGTGCGTTATCATCTGCAGGACGAGGCCGAACGCGTGCTGCAGCGCGAAGTGACCACCGGTGCCGCCACCGAGAGCCTGCGCGGCCAGATCCTCGATCTGGAGCGCGAACTGGTGCAGGCCCGCGCCGAGCGCAATCGCGCCAGCCAGCTGGCCGCTTCCGGGCTGGGCTCGCGCCAGGCCCTGGGGCGTCTGGAAGAGAGCGTGCGCTCCCTGCAGCACCGCATCGAGCTGACCCAGATCTCCATCAAGAAGAACGAAGAGAGCTTCCGGGCCCGCCTGAAGGAATTGGAAGGCTATTACGGCCAGCCCATCCGGGAGGGCGAGACCCTGCCGGATCAGCTGGTGCTGACCTCCCCCATCGACGGCTATGTGCTGCAGCTCATGCCCAACCTCAATCCCGATGTGCTGCTGCCTGCCCAGGCCACGCCCGTGACCGTGGGCCAGCTGGATCCCGTGCTGATCCAGGTGCCGGTCTATGAAGGCGACCTGGGCCGCATCAAGGAAGGCGGCCATGCCCGCGTGGAGATCCCCTCGCTGGGCGACAAGGTGTTCTCGGCCACCATCACGGAGATCTCGTGGATCTCCACCAACATGGATGTGGCCCAGCCCTCGTATTACACGGTGGAACTGACCGTGCCCAACAGCCAGCTTGAGCTCAAGCCCGGCTTCAAGGCGCTGGTGCGCTTTGGCGCTGCCGAGTAG